The DNA region GGCAGCCTTCTCTTCGGAGCGCTTGGCCTCGGAGGCGATCATCGCCTGAGCCTCTTCGGCGCGGAGCACCTTGGTGCGCATGATCTGCTCGTTCAGCTTCAGCTGACGGTCGAGCTCCTGCGTGGCGGCGCTGGTCGCGGTGAAGTTGACGACGGCGTAGATGCCCTCGGTCTTCTTCTGGATCTCGTATGCGAGACGGCGCTTTCCCCAGATGTCGACGTTCTCGATAGAGCCACCATCGTTGGTGATGACCTTCAGGAACTTGTCGAGCGTCGGGGCGACCTGGCGCTCGTCGATCTCGGGGGTCAGAATGACCATGAGTTCGTACTGGTGCGTCACTTACCCACCTCCTTCGGACTAGAACGGCTCTCGGGACTTTCCCGGGAGCAGGAGGGTGTGTGCACGTGCCCGCCTCTGGAATCCCGAATGGACGCCGCAAGGCAGACAACCTCGACAGTCTAGCGGAATCACGCGTCCGCCGCGAATGACGCCCGACACCACGACTGCGGCTCGCGAGAACCTCTGCGACGTTTGGCATGCTGGGACGAGTGCCCGATGACGGTCATCGGGCATCTCGACCTGAGGGGGGACGCGATGCGCGTCAACAAATGGGGGGTCGGCGTCATTCTCGCCGCCGCCGTGCTGCTCACGGGATGTGCAGGGGGCGGATCGGACACGACAGCCGAGAAGAAGCCCGACTCCGGGGCATCGCAGGAGGCGGAAGCGCCGAAGACGGACTGCCCCGAGCTGAAGGAGGGCGCGACCGTCGACGGCTCCACGCTGGCGGAGTGCGTGACGGCGGCGATGACCGACACCGCCGGATTCTCGGCGACGATGACGACTCTGGGCATGGAGTCGACCACCCGCTACAACCCGGCCGACAAGGCCGTCGAGACCAGCACCAGCTTCGGCTCGGTCATCGTGATCGGCGACGACGCCTGGGTGAAATCCACCACCGGCGAGTGGCAGGTCGCCGACGAGAACTCCACCGACCAGGAGATCAGCACGCTCAGCACCGCCGCGAAGGCCGTCGACGCCTCCGACCCGATGGGCGTGGCCGACACGCTCTCCGGCGAATACACGGTCACCGGCACGGGCTCGCGCCTGGGCCAGGACGTGTACCTGCTCAGCGGCACGACCGAGTCGCAGGGATCGACCGTCACGATGCTCTTCGAGGTCACGAGCGACTATGTGGTGCTCGCGGCCAACGCCTCCACTGAGGTCGAGGGCCAGAAGATCGAGAGCGTTCAGGAAGTCACCGAGTGGGACGTGAAGCAGGACATCGTCGCACCGCTCTGACGCCGCTGACCCGTGCGGGCCGGGGCTGCAGCCTCGGCCCGCACGGTCCTGTCACGGCCGGGGCGCTCGGAGCACACGCGCGAGCGGAGCACGGGTGAGCGCGGAGAGTTCTCAGTACATGACCGGCGGGATCTCCGCCCACACCGTGCGGTCGTCGACCGACGGGGCGGCGGGGATGCGACCCGCGCCGTCGGGCTCGGGGATCGCCGCGAGCAGCGCCTGTGTATAGGGGTGCCGCGGTGCGGCCCAGAGCTGATCGGTCGGACCCGACTCGAGCACGCGTCCGCCGAACATCACGAACGTGCGGTCGGCGATGCGGCGGACCACGGCGAGGTCGTGCGAGATGAACAGCATGCCCGCTCCCGACTCCGCCACCAGGTCACGCATCAGGCCGGCGACGCTCGTCTGCGTGGACGCATCGAGCGCTGAGATCGGCTCATCCGCCACCAGGAGCGAGGGACGAGCGGCCAAGGCCCTGGCGATCGCGATGCGCTGTTTCTGCCCGCCCGAGAACTGATGCGGGAAGCGTGTGCTCACGGTGGTCGGCAGACCGACGCGCTCGAGCCACTCGTCCACGGTCGATCCTTCGGCGCCACGGGCGCGGGCGGTGGCGATGCCGTCGGCGATCTGGTCGCCGACCCGGCGCCGCGGATTCAGCGAGGTCGCCGGATCCTGGAACACCATCTGGATGCCGGTGAGGGCGATCGAGCGACGGCGGATGCCGAGCGGCGACACCGGAGCATCGCGGAACAGCACGGTCCCTGCGGCGGTCTTCTCGATGCCGACGACGGCACGGGCGAGACTGGACTTGCCGCTGCCGGACTCGCCCACCAGGGCCACGGTCTCCCCGGCGGCGACGCTGATCGACACGCCGTTCACGGCGATCACCGGCGGGTTGCCCGGGTAGCGCACGACCACGTCCTGCGCATCGAGGACGGAGACCTCACTCATCTGCGGCCTGCCCTTCCGGTGCCTCGTCGATGCGCGACCCCGGCAGGGCCGCGAGCAGCATGCGCGTGTACTCGTGCTGGGGATCGCGGAACAGCGTCTCGCGATCGGCGAGCTCCACGATCCGGCCGTCCTTCATGACGGCGACCCGGTCGGCGATCGCGCTCATCACGCCCAGGTCGTGCGTCACGAGCAGCACGGCCAGGTTGCGTTCGACCGCCAGGTCGCGCAGCAGCTTCAGGATGCCGGCCTGCACCGTGACGTCGAGAGCCGTGGTGGGCTCGTCCGCCAGCAGCACCTCGGGGTCGCAGGCCAGGGCGCATGCGATCGCGATGCGCTGACGCTGGCCGCCGGAGAACTGGTGCGGATAGCGCTTCAGTGCCTCGGCGGGGTTCGGCACCTGCACGGTCTCGAGCAGCTCGACCGCCCGCGCCCGTGCGGCGGCGCCCTTGAGTCCGAGGTGCACCCGCATGTGGTCGGTGAGCTGGCGTCCGACCGGCAGCTGCGGGTGCAGAGAGGCCGACGGATCCTGGAAGACCATGGCGATCCGCTTGCCGCGCACCCGGTTGAGGGCGCGACGGCGCAGGCCCACCAGCTCTTCACCGCCGAGCAGGATCGACCCGCCGGTCCGCGCCTGCCGCGGGAGCAGCCCCAGCACGGCGAGCGAGGTGAGCGTCTTGCCCGACCCCGATTCTCCGGCGAGACCGTGGATGCGACCGGCCTCGAGTTCGAGCGAGACACCCTTCACGAGCGGGCGTCCGATGTCGATCGTCAGGTCGCGGATGCTGAGCGTCGATGTCTGCTGCACGGCAGCGCTCTGCGCGCTCATGCGGCCACCCCCGTCGCGGAAGCCTTGTGATCGGCTGCCTTCTCGTGAGTGATCTCGGCCGTGGGGTCGAGCACGTCGCGCATCGCGTCTCCGAGGAAGTTGAACGCCAGCACCACGGTCAGGATCGCGAGCCCGGGGAAGACCCCGAGCCACCAGGCGTCGAAGTTCTGCATCGCACCCGAGATCATCGAACCCCACTCCGCGGTCGGCGGCTGCGCGCCGAGACCGAGGAAGGAGAGGCCGGAGAGGAGCAGGATCGCCGCACCGATGTCGAGCGTCGCGAGCACCAGGACGGGGCCGGCGATGTTCGGGAGGATGTCGACGAACAGCGTGCGTGCCGGCGAGTGCCCGAGCAGGCGGCCCGCGATCACGTAGTTCTGACCCCGGAGCCCCAGCACGATGCTGCGCGTGACGCGGGAGTACTGCGGCCACGACACCACGATGGCGGCGATCACCGCGTTGAACAGCGACGGTCCGAGCGAGGCGGCGACCACCATGGCGAGGATCACGGTCGGGAAGGCCATGAACAGGTCGGTGATGCGCATCAGCGTCTCGTCGACCCAGCCACCGAAGTATCCGGCGAGCGCACCGATGAGCGTGCCGATGATCATGGCGGCGATCACGAGCATGAGTGCCAGCGGGAGACTCACGGTGGCTCCGGTCATCAGACGCGAGAAGATGTCGCGTCCGTTGCCGTCGGTGCCCAGGAACGTGTCGATGCCCGGCGGCTGCAGACGCGGCAGCACCTGCGCGTTCGGCGGATACGGGACCCACCACTGCGCCGTGAAGGCCACGATGATCCACGCTCCGGCGATGACGGTGCCGATGATGCCCAGCGGCGTGCGCCAGGCACGGGGCCAGCGGAATCGGAAGCGCCCGGCGGGGGACGCGGCGGCGATGCGGCTCATGCGATCCTCACTCTCGGGTCGAGCACGCCGTAGAGGATGTCGACGATGAAGTTGATGAGGAGGTAGATGATGCCGACCACGAGGCCGACGCCCATGATGCCGGGCAGGTCGAGGTTGGCGGCCGAGTTGTAGGCGTAGGTGCCGAGGCCCGGCCAGGCGAACACCGACTCGACGAGCACCGTGCCCGACAGCAGTGCCCCGAACGCCACGCCCACCACCGTGAGGATCGGCAACGAGGCGCCACGCAGCACGTAGTCGAGGATCACGCGCATGGCCGGGAGGCCCTTGGCGCGTGCGGCGCGCACATAGTCGCTGCCGAGCACCTCGAGCACCGAGGTGCGGATGAAGCGGGTCAGCAGGCCGATGGTCACGAGCGAGAGCACCATGACGGGAAGAGCCAGGTGTGCGAGGGCGTCGAAGAAGCCGACGGCGTCTCCGTTCAGGAGATAGTCGACCGTGTAGAGCCCGGTCACGCGCGGCGGCGGGGTGATCGACGGCGAGATGCGACCGGAGCCCGGTGCGATGCGCAGCTCGAGGAAGAAGACGTAGAAGCTCACGAGCGCCAGCCAGAAGGTCGGCACGCTGAGGCCCACCAGAGTCACGACCCGGATGACCTGGTCGGTGACGAGTCCACGGCGGTAGGCGGCGAGCGTGCCGAGCACGATGCTGACCGCCAGGCTGACGATGATCGCCCCGATCGCGATCTCGATGGTCGCCGGCACCGCGGTGGCGAGGTCGCTGGTGACCGGGCGTCCGGTCACCAGCGACGTGCCGAGGTCCCCGCGCAGCAGGTTCCCCATATAGATGAAGTACTGCACGAACAGCGGCTGGTCGAGACCATGCTCCTTGATGAACGCATCACGCGTCGCGGGGTTCTGCGACGCACCCTCACCGAGCGCGGCCGAGACCGGGTCTCCCGGCACCAGGTTGGTGAGCGCGAACGTGACGATCGTCACGCCCACCAACAGGAGCAGGGAGGTGCCGGCCCGCCGCAGCAGGTATCCGATCAGAGGCGACCGGCGCCGTTGCGCCTGCCTCTGCACCGCCACTGTCGTCATGGGATGTCCGTTCAGCCGGCCGGCGTGATCTCGGCGATGTCCATCTCCCAGACGGAGTTGTACACCGCACCCTTCACGCTGTCCGCGGAGGAGATGTTGCGACCGGGCACGATCAGCGGGACGAACGGACCCTCGGCCTGCATCGCCTCGGCGAAGTCGGTGAAGGCGGCGGTGCGCTGGTCGGGGTCGGTCGCGGCGGCAGCACCGGCCGCGATACCGGCGATCTCCGGGTTGGCCTCGGCGGCCCAGCCGGCGCGGAGGCCGACCTTCAGGCCCGGGGCGAAAGGCAGGAAGTTCGCGGAGTCCGCGTAGTCCGGACCCCAGAACCACAGACCGAAGCCCTCGGTGCCGTTGACGTAGGCGTCGAGCTCGGTCGCGAAGGGCGCGGGGGCGAGGTCGACCGTGATGCCGGCGTCTTCGAGCTGTGCCTGCACGCGCTCGGCGAGCGGGGTGAACTCCACGCCGCCGACCGGGTAGTCGTTCGGGAACTGCAGCTTCAGGGTCTGGCCCGTGTAGCCGGCCTCTGCGAGCGCGGCCTTCGCCTTGTCGAGGTCCTGCTCCACGCCGCTGTCGAGAGCACCCTCGAATCCGGGAGGGATGACGCCGGTCGCCTGCACGGAGCCGGCGCCGGCCAGCTCCAGCAGGGCGTCGTAGTCGAGCGCGTAGCGGATCGCCTCGGCGATCTTCACGTTCGCCAGGTCACCGGCGACGGCCGAGGACTGGTTCAGCAGCAGGAAGATCGTCTGGCCGGACGGAACGGAGTCGACCGTGATGTCGTCGCCGAGGCCGGCGACCTGGTCGCCGTTCAGGTCCATCGCGACCATCGAGTCGCCGCCCTTGAGGTTGGCGAGCTGGGTGGCGCTCTCCGAGACGTTGCGGACGACCACGCGCGTGTAGTCGGAGGCCTCGTCACCGTTGTACTCGTCGTTCTTCGTCAGCACGACCTGCGAGCTGAGGTCGAGGGTGTCGAGCACGAAGGGGCCGGAGCCGGCGGATGCGCCGTCGAGGAACTTCTGTGCCGAGTCGGTGCCGTCGATCGCACCGCCGTTCTCGATCACGACGTCGGAGTTGACGATGCCGAGAGCCGGGTTCGCGAGGATCGCGGGCAGCTGCAGCAGCGGGGTGTCGGACGTGAACTGGATCGTCTTGTCGTCGACCTCGGTGATCGTGAGGCCGCCGAGGAGGAAGTTCGGCTTGGCGTCTTCCATGCCCTGGATGCGCTGCAGCGAGAACACGACGTCCTTCGCCTCGATCGGCGATCCGTCGGAGAAGACGCGGTCGCCCTCGAGCGTGAAGGTGAACTCGGTCGCCTCGTCGTTCTGCTCCCAGGATGCCAGGCCCGGCACCGGGGTCGAGACGTCGGAGCCCTCGAAGTCGACGAGGGTCTCGTACAGGGCCTTCGCGATCATGTTGCCGGTCGGGTCGTAGGTGTGACCCGGGTCGGTGGTCTCGATCGAGAACGCGGTGTCGATGACGAGGGAGTCGGAGCCGGACTGTCCGCCGCCAGTCGCCGAGTTCCCTCCCGAGCAACCTGCGAGCGCGAGGAGCGCGACGGCTCCGAGCGCGATGACCGGCGTGATACGGCGTGACGACATGAGGGCCTCCAGAGGCGAGGAGTACATTCGGGTGAGTCGCCACCGATGTGGACGACCGTGGATCAGATTCGCATCATATGCGACGATGTGTCCAGCAAGAGCGGGTCACCTCGACACGCTCTGTCCAGAACCTCGGATGTGAGGAACAATATGTCCAGTAAGAATGCGGAAGATCCGAAGCATTCTGGACGAAGTGCTGCCCCTTTGGACGAGACGGCGTACAGAATCCTCGAAGTCCTGCGTGATAACGGTCGTGTCTCGATCGCGGCACTCGCCGACAAGGTCGGGATCTCCCGCGCGAATGCGTACACGCGGGTCGAGTCGCTCGTGCACGACGGGGTCATCACGGGCTTCAGCGCTCGCGTCGATCAGGCGAAGGCGGGGCTCTCCATCGGCGCGCTCGTGTTCGTCACGGTGATGCCGCAGGCCTGGGCGTCGTTCCGCGAACGCGTGCTGGAGATGCCCGACGTCGAGTGGTGCGCCATCACCACCGGCGAGCACGACGCCATGCTGCTCATCCGCGCCGTCGACGTCAGCGGCGTGCACGAGTTCTCCACCGGCGTGATCGCCCAGCTGCCCGAGGTGCGCACGGTCGTGAGCGTCGTCGTGCTCGACGAGGTGATCCGCCGCCCCTACCTGCTGCCGGCGGACCTGCCGAAGCGCGACACCGAGATCCCGCTCGGGATGACGCGGTGGACGCCCGCCTCTCCCGGTCGCGACGCCCTCCCGCCGCGCTGAGGCGCCGTCACTCAGGCGCAGGCCTCAGGCGGAGATCTCCTCGCACACGCTGAGCTGCGGGAGTCCGTGCATCTCGTAGTGCTCCACGAGACGGATGCCACCGTCGTCGGTCAGCTCCAGCTCGCTCTCACCATCGCCGGTGACGACCGTGCCGTCGGCCTTGAGCACGTGCACGAACGACACCCAGATCGTGTCACCCATGCGGGTGCCGACGAACTTGCCGAAGGTGACCGTGTCGCCCTCGTACCCGCCCCAGATGGCGCCGTCACGTTCGAAGTACTCGAAGATGCTCGGGGCTTCCGGGTCGACCGCAGAGGTCGTGGACGACACCATCCGGAATCGGCGGCCGTCGAGGGAGGGAAGGGTTGCAGTCGCAGTCACACCCTTGATTATGCCCGCCGAAACTCACCCGCAAAGTCACCCGTCGCGGGTGGTGACACCCTGGACCCGCCTGCTTAGGCTGAGCGCGAAGCGGGCTGCTCTGCTCGCCGAGAGCCGTAGGAGTCAGTATGTCCGAACCCCAGCGTTCCAGTCTTCCGATCCCCGATCTGGCCTACACGGGCACGGTCACCTACGACGCGACCGACCCGGACACGTCCTTCCCGCCGATCACGCCCGTGCGCCCGCCGAAAGATGCCCCGAACGTCCTCGTGGTACTCATCGACGACGTCGGCTTCGGCGCGTCCAGTGCCTTCGGCGGTCCGATCCACACCCCGAACTTCGAGCGTGTGGCCGCCGCAGGGCTCAAGTACACCCGCTTCCACACCACGGCCCTGTGCTCGCCGACCCGTGCCGCTCTGCTCAGCGGACGCAATCACCACACCGTCGGCATGGGCGGCATCACCGAGATCGCGACATCGGCCCCCGGCTACAACTCCCTGCGCCCCAACAGCTGCGCGCCGCTGGCCGAGACCCTCAAGCTCAACGGCTACAACACCGCCCAGTTCGGCAAGTGCCACGAGGTGCCGGTGTGGCAGGCGAGCGCGATCGGACCGTTCGACGGCTGGCCCACCCCGGGCAACGGCTTCGAGTACTTCTACGGCTTCATCGGCGGCGAGACCAACCAGTGGTATCCGGCGATCTACGAGAACACCACGCCCGTCGAGCCGTGGGGCACACCCGAGCAGGGCTATCACTTCATGGGCGACATGACCGACAAGGCGATCGGCTGGACGCGCGAGCAGAAGATGCTGGCCCCCGATGTGCCGTCGTTCACCTACTTCGCCCCGGGCGCGACGCACGCCCCGCATCATGTGCCCGCCGAGTGGGCGGACAAGTACAAGGGGCAGTTCGATCAGGGATGGGACGAGATCCGCAAGGAGACCTTCGCCCGTCAGCTCGAGCTCGGTGTCATCCCGGCCGACGCCGTGCTCACCGACCGCAGCCCCGGCATCCCCGCATGGGACGAGATGAGCGACCTGATCAAGCCCGCCCTGGCCCGACAGATGGAGGTGTACGCCGGCTTCCTCGCCTACGCCGACCATCACGTCGGTCGCCTGCTCGACGCCTATGAAGAGCTCGGCATCCTCGACGACACCCTCGTCTACGTGATCATCGGCGACAACGGCGCGAGCGCCGAGGGGTCGATGCACGGCACGACCAACGAGGGCTTCACGATCAACCACATGAACGATGTCGAGACCGAGCAGTATGTGGCCGACCACATCGACGACATCGGCACCCCGAGTTCGTACAACCACTACGCGGTGGGCTGGGCCCACGCCATGGACACCCCGTATCAGTGGACCAAGCAGGTCGCCAGCCACTGGGGCGGCACCCGCAACGGCACGATCGTCAGCTGGCCGAATGGAGGCGTGGAGAAGGGCGGCATCCGCAACCAGTTCTCGCACGTGATCGATGTCGCCCCGACGGTGCTCGAAGCCGCGGGCATCCCCGAACCGACGAGCGTGAACGGTGTGACGCAGCGCCCCTACGAGGGGACGCCGATGAACTACACATTCGCGGACGCGGAGGCCGAGGAGCGCCACATCACGCAGTACTTCGAGATGGTCGGCAACCGCGCGATCTATCACAAGGGGTGGACGGCGGTCGCGAAGCACAAGGATCCGTGGCTCGGATCGGACCACGGACTCGACGACGACCGATGGGAGCTCTACAACGTCGACGAGGACTGGACCCAGTCCCACGACCTCGCCGACCAGGAACCGGAGCGGCTCGCCCACCTGCAGCAGCTCTTCCTCATCCAGGCAGCGCGCTTCAACGTGCTTCCCCTCGACATCCGCACTGCCGAGCGGTTCAACCCCGACCTCGCCGGTCGTCCGGTGCTCTCGATGAGCGACACCCAGAAGTTCTACCCGGGCATGAAGCGCCTCAGCGAGAACACCACCATCAACATCAAGAACAAGTCGTGGACCGTGACCGCCCGCGTCGCGGTGCCCGAATCCGGAGTCGACGGCGTGCTCATCGCGCAGGGCGGCGCCTACGGCGGGTGGTCGTTCTACACGAAGGACAGCCGCCTCGCGTTCGCCTACAACCTGCTCGGCATCGATGTCGACATCATCCGCTCCGACGATCCGATCCCTGCCGGCGAGCAGGAGCTGCGGGCGCACTTCGCCTATGACGGCGGCGGACTCGCCAAGGGCGGCACCGTCACCCTCTACGCGGGCGACGACAAGATCGGCGAAGGGCGCGTGCACAAGACGATCCCGTTCCAGTTCACTTTCGACGAGACCGTGGATGTCGGCTGCGACCTGGCCTCGCCGGTCTCGCCCGACTACCCGGCAGCAGGCAACGGCTTCACCGGCACGCTCGAGTGGGTGCGCATCGATCTCGGAGACGACGACCACTCCCATCTGATCGACGACTCGCACAAGCTCGCCGTCGCGATGCTCAAGCAGTAGCGGGAGGGCTTCGGGGCGGCGTGCGATCAGTGATCGCACGCCGCCCCGGTCATCTCCGCCCACTATCTCCGACCGCTATCTCCGCCCGTGGCGTCCGCGCCATTCGTCGCCGAGGAGGGCGTAGACGAGCAGGGTCGTCCACTCGTCCTTGAACCACTCGCTCTCCACGAACCGCGCCTCGCGTCGGAAGCCGAGCCTGTCGGCGACCCGCGCGGATGACGTGTTGCGCTCATCGAGCCGCGCGACGATGCGATGCAGGCCCAGGCCGTCGAAACCGAGGGCGAGGAGCGCATCGACCGCCTCGGTCGCGTAGCCCCGGCCTGTGGCCCGCGGGTCGAAGATGTATCCGACCTCGCCGGATCGGTCGTTCTCGCTGCGCCAGAACAGCACCACGTCGCCGACCAGGGCTCCGGACGCACGCTCCTCGACGGCGAGGGAGACAGCGTCGCCCTCCTTCGTGAACCGCGTGTTCGACCAGGTGGTGGCGATGCGCCGTTCGACGTCGGCCAGCTCCAGCGGTGGATACGGCACGTATCGCACGGCATCCGGATCCGACTTGTACACGTGCATCGCGACGGCATCGGCGGTGGCGATCGGGCGCAGGAGCAGCCGCTCCGTGCGGATCGGGTACTCGGGGGCGAACCTCGCCGGCTCCTGCACCGGCACCGACCCCTGCTCCGGCGCCGTCACTCGAGATCCAGGGAGAGCAGGCCGGGCAGATGCGCCGTCCTGGCACGTACCGCCAGGAGGAGATCGCCGTAGTCCGGCGTGATGCCCACGAGCGAGGAAGCGAGCAGGTGCGTCGTGGCCTTGCCGCCGGCGCGTTCGAGGCGGAGGCGCTTGACCGGGTACGCGGGCGGAGTCAGCCAGATGCGGGTGAGCTGCGAGTAGGGGGTGTCGACGCCGTCGATGCGGATGCCCTGACCGTCGACGGAGACGTGGGCGGGAATCGACCGCACCAGGCGTCGTCGCTGCACGGCCCCGATCCCGAACCCGATGGCGGCGAGCGCCGCGAACGGGGCGAGCAGGATGAGGGCCGAGAGCTCGCTCTCGACGAAACCGGGCACCGCCACGAGCAGCCCGACAGCGATAGCGATGACGAGCAGCCCGACAGCGGCGATGGTGATCCGCGTCGCCAGGCGCCGCTCGCCCCCGCCGTCGATCGCGAACTGCGTCGGCAGCTGGGCCCCGGCGCGCGCGGCGGCGACGGGATCGTCGAACACCGGCTGCGCGATCGGATTGAGCGTCGCCATCAGCTCGTTGAACATCGGCCTCGAATAGCCGGGGAGCTCGATCGTGATCTCCCGGTCGCCGCTGTGAACGATCAACGCACGCGTGGTGCCGCTGGGGAGTCCGTCGTGCGGTGCTCGGTGATCTTCGCGCGGAAGGCGGTCGTCGCCCGTGCGAACGTCTCACGACTGCCCGCCTTGCCGATCTCGACCTCCTGGGGACGCACCACGATCCGGATGTTGCGGAACCAGAAGAAGCCGGCGAACACGGCGATGGTCAGCGCGATCGCGACCACGAGCACCACGACGCCGCGGGTCGAGATCTTCATGGTGGCGGGCAGGAACCTCGGGAGAAGGAAGAGCGTCGCCGCAGAGAGCACCACCGAGAGCATGATCGCCCCGACGGCCGAGCGGAGCGGGTGCCTGCGGAAGACCCTCTCGCCGGACACCGCTTCGGCCTGATTCAGCATTCGGACTCTCCCCCACCACCATCGGCTCGCGTGACGCGGTTCCTACCGTAGTGCCCGGCCCGGGACAGCACAGCACCGGGTCGGATCAGGTGCGGTCGATGCGACGACCGGCGCTCCACACGCCGCGGAATCGGCTGGCGGACCAGACCAGGACTCCGGCGAGCAGAACGGCGGCGAGCAGGACGACGATGTGGAGCAGCAGCGACAGCGGGCCCCGCTCCGGGAGCAGGAAACCGTACGGAACCCACCCGTCCGTCACGCCACGCAGGAGCACCACGATCAGCCACATCACGGGGTACGGCAACAGCAACCACAGCAGGCGCCACGGCAGGCGCGGGTGATCGCCGACCAGCAGCCAGTCGAGCACGACGACCACGGGGAAGACGACGTGCAGGACGACGCTCACCCAGGGCGGCGCCGAGCCGGTGCCCGGGACGAGCACGTTGTAGATCACGCCGACGATGAT from Microbacterium sp. SY138 includes:
- a CDS encoding GNAT family protein, which encodes MTAPEQGSVPVQEPARFAPEYPIRTERLLLRPIATADAVAMHVYKSDPDAVRYVPYPPLELADVERRIATTWSNTRFTKEGDAVSLAVEERASGALVGDVVLFWRSENDRSGEVGYIFDPRATGRGYATEAVDALLALGFDGLGLHRIVARLDERNTSSARVADRLGFRREARFVESEWFKDEWTTLLVYALLGDEWRGRHGRR
- a CDS encoding Lrp/AsnC family transcriptional regulator, producing MDETAYRILEVLRDNGRVSIAALADKVGISRANAYTRVESLVHDGVITGFSARVDQAKAGLSIGALVFVTVMPQAWASFRERVLEMPDVEWCAITTGEHDAMLLIRAVDVSGVHEFSTGVIAQLPEVRTVVSVVVLDEVIRRPYLLPADLPKRDTEIPLGMTRWTPASPGRDALPPR
- a CDS encoding ABC transporter ATP-binding protein, which translates into the protein MSEVSVLDAQDVVVRYPGNPPVIAVNGVSISVAAGETVALVGESGSGKSSLARAVVGIEKTAAGTVLFRDAPVSPLGIRRRSIALTGIQMVFQDPATSLNPRRRVGDQIADGIATARARGAEGSTVDEWLERVGLPTTVSTRFPHQFSGGQKQRIAIARALAARPSLLVADEPISALDASTQTSVAGLMRDLVAESGAGMLFISHDLAVVRRIADRTFVMFGGRVLESGPTDQLWAAPRHPYTQALLAAIPEPDGAGRIPAAPSVDDRTVWAEIPPVMY
- a CDS encoding ABC transporter permease; the encoded protein is MSRIAAASPAGRFRFRWPRAWRTPLGIIGTVIAGAWIIVAFTAQWWVPYPPNAQVLPRLQPPGIDTFLGTDGNGRDIFSRLMTGATVSLPLALMLVIAAMIIGTLIGALAGYFGGWVDETLMRITDLFMAFPTVILAMVVAASLGPSLFNAVIAAIVVSWPQYSRVTRSIVLGLRGQNYVIAGRLLGHSPARTLFVDILPNIAGPVLVLATLDIGAAILLLSGLSFLGLGAQPPTAEWGSMISGAMQNFDAWWLGVFPGLAILTVVLAFNFLGDAMRDVLDPTAEITHEKAADHKASATGVAA
- a CDS encoding ABC transporter permease gives rise to the protein MTTVAVQRQAQRRRSPLIGYLLRRAGTSLLLLVGVTIVTFALTNLVPGDPVSAALGEGASQNPATRDAFIKEHGLDQPLFVQYFIYMGNLLRGDLGTSLVTGRPVTSDLATAVPATIEIAIGAIIVSLAVSIVLGTLAAYRRGLVTDQVIRVVTLVGLSVPTFWLALVSFYVFFLELRIAPGSGRISPSITPPPRVTGLYTVDYLLNGDAVGFFDALAHLALPVMVLSLVTIGLLTRFIRTSVLEVLGSDYVRAARAKGLPAMRVILDYVLRGASLPILTVVGVAFGALLSGTVLVESVFAWPGLGTYAYNSAANLDLPGIMGVGLVVGIIYLLINFIVDILYGVLDPRVRIA
- the rpsF gene encoding 30S ribosomal protein S6, with the protein product MTHQYELMVILTPEIDERQVAPTLDKFLKVITNDGGSIENVDIWGKRRLAYEIQKKTEGIYAVVNFTATSAATQELDRQLKLNEQIMRTKVLRAEEAQAMIASEAKRSEEKAARKAAKAAKA
- a CDS encoding ABC transporter ATP-binding protein — its product is MSAQSAAVQQTSTLSIRDLTIDIGRPLVKGVSLELEAGRIHGLAGESGSGKTLTSLAVLGLLPRQARTGGSILLGGEELVGLRRRALNRVRGKRIAMVFQDPSASLHPQLPVGRQLTDHMRVHLGLKGAAARARAVELLETVQVPNPAEALKRYPHQFSGGQRQRIAIACALACDPEVLLADEPTTALDVTVQAGILKLLRDLAVERNLAVLLVTHDLGVMSAIADRVAVMKDGRIVELADRETLFRDPQHEYTRMLLAALPGSRIDEAPEGQAADE
- a CDS encoding arylsulfatase encodes the protein MSEPQRSSLPIPDLAYTGTVTYDATDPDTSFPPITPVRPPKDAPNVLVVLIDDVGFGASSAFGGPIHTPNFERVAAAGLKYTRFHTTALCSPTRAALLSGRNHHTVGMGGITEIATSAPGYNSLRPNSCAPLAETLKLNGYNTAQFGKCHEVPVWQASAIGPFDGWPTPGNGFEYFYGFIGGETNQWYPAIYENTTPVEPWGTPEQGYHFMGDMTDKAIGWTREQKMLAPDVPSFTYFAPGATHAPHHVPAEWADKYKGQFDQGWDEIRKETFARQLELGVIPADAVLTDRSPGIPAWDEMSDLIKPALARQMEVYAGFLAYADHHVGRLLDAYEELGILDDTLVYVIIGDNGASAEGSMHGTTNEGFTINHMNDVETEQYVADHIDDIGTPSSYNHYAVGWAHAMDTPYQWTKQVASHWGGTRNGTIVSWPNGGVEKGGIRNQFSHVIDVAPTVLEAAGIPEPTSVNGVTQRPYEGTPMNYTFADAEAEERHITQYFEMVGNRAIYHKGWTAVAKHKDPWLGSDHGLDDDRWELYNVDEDWTQSHDLADQEPERLAHLQQLFLIQAARFNVLPLDIRTAERFNPDLAGRPVLSMSDTQKFYPGMKRLSENTTINIKNKSWTVTARVAVPESGVDGVLIAQGGAYGGWSFYTKDSRLAFAYNLLGIDVDIIRSDDPIPAGEQELRAHFAYDGGGLAKGGTVTLYAGDDKIGEGRVHKTIPFQFTFDETVDVGCDLASPVSPDYPAAGNGFTGTLEWVRIDLGDDDHSHLIDDSHKLAVAMLKQ
- a CDS encoding ABC transporter substrate-binding protein — translated: MSSRRITPVIALGAVALLALAGCSGGNSATGGGQSGSDSLVIDTAFSIETTDPGHTYDPTGNMIAKALYETLVDFEGSDVSTPVPGLASWEQNDEATEFTFTLEGDRVFSDGSPIEAKDVVFSLQRIQGMEDAKPNFLLGGLTITEVDDKTIQFTSDTPLLQLPAILANPALGIVNSDVVIENGGAIDGTDSAQKFLDGASAGSGPFVLDTLDLSSQVVLTKNDEYNGDEASDYTRVVVRNVSESATQLANLKGGDSMVAMDLNGDQVAGLGDDITVDSVPSGQTIFLLLNQSSAVAGDLANVKIAEAIRYALDYDALLELAGAGSVQATGVIPPGFEGALDSGVEQDLDKAKAALAEAGYTGQTLKLQFPNDYPVGGVEFTPLAERVQAQLEDAGITVDLAPAPFATELDAYVNGTEGFGLWFWGPDYADSANFLPFAPGLKVGLRAGWAAEANPEIAGIAAGAAAATDPDQRTAAFTDFAEAMQAEGPFVPLIVPGRNISSADSVKGAVYNSVWEMDIAEITPAG